From Anomalospiza imberbis isolate Cuckoo-Finch-1a 21T00152 chromosome 6, ASM3175350v1, whole genome shotgun sequence, one genomic window encodes:
- the SLC39A13 gene encoding zinc transporter ZIP13, with protein sequence MTKQNLLLDGTLSLFLIVACEAQQLPRSHVAASSGSLCDKEAEPWGHLFSSERLDAWICSLIGSFMVGLSGVFPLLVIPLETGAALRSEAGSHRLKQLLSFAIGGLLGNVFLHLLPEAWAYTCSATTGEGQSFQQQKLLGLWVIIGFLTFLVLEKIFLEKEEEYPGVDCDSKAPSGKIPNGSGCPVPKGSSQSQRARAQCNGSSLQSGPKNNRIKISGYLNLLANTIDNFTHGLAVAASFLVSKKVGFLTTMAILLHEIPHEVGDFAILLRAGFDRWSAAKMQLSTALGGILGACFAICAQSPKGAGETVAWILPFTSGGFLYIALVNVVPDLLEEKNPWNSLQQILLLCTGITVMVLLALTTE encoded by the exons ATGACAAAACAAAATCTCCTGCTTGATGGGACGCTCTCCTTGTTTCTGATCGTGGCCTGTGAAGCTCAGCAGCTCCCGAGGAGTCATGTTGCTGCTAGTTCTGGTTCTCTGTGTGACAAGGAGGCAgagccttggggacacctgtTCAGCAGTGAGCGGCTGGATGCTTGGATCTGTTCCCTCATCGGTTCCTTCATGGTGGGGCTGAGTGGGGTCTTCCCCTTGCTGGTGATCCCCCTTGAGACGGGAGCTGCGCTGCGCTCCGAAG ctgggtCACACCGTTTGAAGCAGTTGTTGAGTTTTGCAATTGGTGGACTACTGGGAAATGTGTTTCTCCACCTGCTTCCTGAAGCCTGGGCCTACACATGCAGTGCAACAACAG GAGAAGGGCAGAGctttcagcagcagaagctTCTGGGTCTCTGGGTGATCATTGGTTTCCTGACCTTCCTGGTGCTAGAGAAGATCTTCCTAGAGAAAGAGGAGGAATATCCTGGTGTG GATTGTGATTCCAAAGCACCATCTGGAAAGATTCCCAATGGAAGTGGCTGCCCCGTGCCAAAGGGGTCCTCTCAGTCCCAAAGAGCACGAGCTCAGTGTAATGGCTCCTCTCTCCAGTCTGGTCCAAAAAACAACAGAATCAAG aTTAGTGGATACCTCAATCTGCTGGCCAACACAATTGATAACTTCACACACGGCCTGGCAGTAGCAGCCAGCTTCCTGGTTAGCAAAAAG GTTGGGTTCCTAACCACAATGGCCATTCTCCTGCATGAAATCCCACACGAG GTTGGAGACTTCGCAATCCTACTTCGGGCTGGCTTTGATCGCTGGAGTGCAGCCAAGATGCAGCTTTCCACAGCTCTGGGGGGAATTCTAGGAGCCTGCTTTGCAATATGTGCTCAGTCACCAAAAGGAGCAG GAGAAACAGTAGCCTGGATCCTCCCTTTCACTTCTGGAGGATTTCTGTACATTGCCTTGGTAAATGTTGTGCCTGATCTCCTGGAGGAAAAGAATCCTTG